A genomic stretch from Methylophilus medardicus includes:
- the mutM gene encoding bifunctional DNA-formamidopyrimidine glycosylase/DNA-(apurinic or apyrimidinic site) lyase, protein MPELPEVEVTRRGLLPVEGAKISQVTIRHHGLRWPIPAALPQYLEGRRLLRLTRRAKYILADIGQTQTEGVLLLHLGMSGRLCLLDRDYPAEKHDHFDLKFEDGRVIRLRDPRRFGAVLWLDNPPMQHALLASLGPEPLESSFNADYLHAQLASRSASIKTSIMDAHVVVGVGNIYASESLFRARIHPEIPAKALSVAQCALLVQEIKSTLLAALEAGGSSLRDFFGADGNPGYFQQTYTVYGRTGEPCRVCSQPIQNIRLGQRSTFYCAHCQPRQTHPLKK, encoded by the coding sequence ATGCCTGAATTACCCGAGGTAGAGGTCACGCGACGCGGGTTATTGCCTGTGGAAGGCGCAAAAATCTCACAAGTCACCATCCGTCACCATGGTTTGCGTTGGCCGATCCCTGCAGCGTTGCCGCAATATTTAGAGGGACGACGTCTGTTGCGGCTCACACGCCGCGCGAAGTATATTTTGGCTGACATCGGTCAGACGCAGACAGAAGGTGTGCTACTACTGCACTTAGGCATGTCAGGTCGCTTGTGTTTGCTTGACCGTGACTATCCCGCCGAAAAACATGATCACTTTGACCTAAAATTTGAAGATGGGCGCGTGATTCGTTTGCGTGACCCGCGGCGCTTCGGGGCCGTGCTGTGGCTAGACAATCCCCCCATGCAACATGCTTTGCTGGCCAGCCTAGGGCCTGAGCCGCTCGAATCTAGTTTTAATGCGGATTATTTGCATGCTCAACTGGCTAGCCGCTCGGCTTCGATTAAAACTTCTATCATGGATGCGCATGTCGTGGTGGGTGTTGGCAACATCTATGCGAGTGAATCTTTGTTTCGTGCGCGCATACACCCCGAAATACCGGCCAAAGCCTTAAGCGTCGCGCAATGCGCATTATTGGTGCAAGAGATCAAATCGACCTTGCTGGCGGCGTTAGAGGCGGGTGGGAGTAGTTTGCGCGATTTTTTTGGTGCTGATGGAAACCCCGGCTATTTTCAGCAGACCTATACCGTCTATGGTCGCACCGGTGAGCCATGCCGGGTGTGCTCGCAGCCGATTCAAAATATTCGTCTTGGTCAGCGTTCGACTTTTTATTGCGCGCACTGTCAGCCACGCCAAACACACCCCTTAAAAAAATAA
- a CDS encoding sensor domain-containing diguanylate cyclase codes for MSERSGLYYHPSGVLKRVSSTNPQDHWYFDAKQSHQPYVINIDHDTADHQRLSIFVNYRIEDNAGQFIGVIGVGLSLQTVGALIENYQKRYGRDIYFVNRQGEVMLQSSQYRSAIHLQDKAGLDKAFLKVLTSPSATFSFKTSSGNMLYLNSRLVPEFDWYLIVEQVNDPASDRIETAFFINLAVALFISIVVLALAHFAVRGYHDKLETMATQDKLTGVASRQVFEFYFKQALARNKRRDETLSLVLLDIDLFKSINDAYGHEAGDRVLARVAQVIQSHVRAEDVVCRWGGEEFLVLLAGCNLHHARDITELIRAAVAGLQFHFSNQVVQMTVSAGIAEMHGDEPLGQVVERADHHLYAAKRAGRNCIMPDSDEVSPLAE; via the coding sequence GTGTCGGAACGCTCCGGCCTCTATTACCACCCATCGGGCGTACTTAAGCGCGTATCAAGCACCAATCCGCAGGACCACTGGTACTTTGATGCCAAACAGTCCCACCAGCCTTATGTCATCAACATCGACCATGACACCGCGGATCATCAACGACTGAGCATTTTTGTAAACTATCGTATTGAAGACAATGCGGGGCAATTCATCGGCGTGATTGGAGTTGGCCTATCGCTGCAAACCGTGGGCGCACTGATTGAAAACTATCAGAAACGCTATGGCCGTGATATCTACTTCGTCAATCGTCAGGGCGAAGTCATGCTGCAAAGCAGCCAATATCGCTCGGCCATCCACTTACAAGATAAAGCGGGACTGGATAAAGCGTTTCTCAAAGTGCTGACCTCACCCAGCGCCACGTTCTCTTTCAAAACCAGCAGCGGCAATATGCTGTATTTAAACAGCCGATTAGTCCCAGAGTTTGACTGGTACCTGATTGTAGAACAGGTCAATGATCCAGCCTCTGACCGCATTGAAACCGCATTTTTCATCAATTTGGCGGTAGCCTTATTCATCAGTATCGTGGTGCTGGCACTGGCACACTTTGCCGTGCGAGGCTATCACGACAAGCTGGAAACGATGGCCACCCAAGACAAATTAACGGGCGTTGCCAGCCGTCAGGTGTTCGAGTTTTATTTTAAACAAGCGCTGGCGCGCAATAAACGTCGGGACGAGACGCTATCGCTGGTGCTACTCGATATCGACTTATTCAAAAGCATCAATGACGCCTACGGCCATGAGGCCGGCGATCGCGTGCTGGCAAGGGTTGCCCAAGTCATTCAGTCACACGTCCGTGCGGAGGATGTGGTGTGTCGTTGGGGCGGCGAAGAGTTCTTGGTACTCCTTGCTGGCTGCAACCTGCACCATGCCCGAGACATTACCGAATTGATCCGTGCGGCCGTGGCCGGCTTACAATTCCACTTTAGTAACCAGGTGGTGCAAATGACTGTCAGTGCGGGGATTGCCGAAATGCATGGCGATGAGCCATTGGGCCAAGTGGTCGAGCGGGCAGATCATCACCTCTATGCCGCCAAGCGCGCCGGACGCAACTGCATCATGCCGGATAGCGACGAAGTGAGCCCTTTAGCGGAATAA
- a CDS encoding sodium:solute symporter family protein — protein sequence MLIWFVVAYLLVSIGIGLVAARNVHSTKDYAVAGRHLPLPVVMATVFATWFGAEAVFGVSATFVREGLTGVAADPFGSSMCLVIAGIFFSSRLYKLNILTLGDFYRMRYNRTVEILTTIAIVVSYMGWVAAQIKALGLIFNLISHGAISEAHGMMIGTAIVLTYTTLGGMLSVAILDFVQMIVVIGGLLYIAYLVSGQTGGVAPVIEHARNAGKLHFFPQSASWSVWLTFLGGWLTMMLGSIPQQDVFQRITSAKTANIALWGSILGASIYFCFTFVPMFIAYAATLIDPATFGTLVETDSQRVLPTLVLTHTPLVAQAIFFGAVLSAIMSCSSATLLAPSVTFAENVVKGFMPHMNDHAFLRVMRLCLVGFAGMVLFYALHSDLSIFGMVESAYKVTLAGAFVPLFFGAFWKRATSQGALAAIILGIASWVLIELMLGEQSVVPAQLIGVLVSAVAMIVGSLLPQKIGGSPHPPASYLHAHAARDHGH from the coding sequence GTGCTGATCTGGTTTGTCGTCGCGTATTTACTGGTATCCATCGGCATTGGCCTGGTTGCAGCCAGAAACGTGCACAGTACCAAAGACTATGCCGTCGCTGGGCGCCACCTGCCCTTGCCTGTCGTCATGGCAACTGTGTTTGCTACCTGGTTTGGTGCCGAGGCGGTATTTGGCGTCTCAGCAACCTTTGTGCGCGAGGGCCTGACGGGCGTCGCAGCCGACCCATTTGGCTCTAGCATGTGCTTGGTGATCGCCGGCATTTTCTTTTCCAGCCGTCTTTATAAACTCAACATCCTGACCTTGGGCGACTTTTACCGCATGCGGTATAACCGTACGGTAGAAATACTGACCACCATCGCGATCGTGGTCTCTTACATGGGCTGGGTAGCGGCACAAATCAAAGCACTCGGTTTGATTTTCAATTTGATCAGCCATGGCGCGATTTCAGAGGCCCATGGCATGATGATCGGCACCGCCATCGTTCTCACTTACACCACCTTGGGCGGCATGTTGTCGGTGGCGATTTTAGACTTTGTTCAGATGATCGTTGTGATTGGTGGCCTGCTGTACATTGCTTATCTCGTCTCAGGCCAGACCGGTGGGGTTGCGCCGGTGATTGAACATGCGCGCAATGCGGGTAAACTGCATTTCTTTCCGCAATCGGCAAGTTGGAGTGTTTGGCTCACCTTTTTGGGTGGCTGGCTGACGATGATGCTAGGCTCAATTCCGCAACAAGATGTCTTTCAGCGCATCACCTCGGCCAAGACGGCCAATATTGCCTTATGGGGCTCCATTTTAGGCGCAAGCATTTATTTCTGCTTTACCTTCGTCCCCATGTTTATTGCCTATGCAGCCACTTTGATCGATCCGGCCACCTTTGGCACGCTCGTCGAAACCGACTCACAGCGCGTACTGCCCACTTTGGTGCTGACACACACCCCCCTGGTGGCACAAGCCATCTTTTTCGGCGCGGTGCTTTCCGCCATCATGAGCTGCTCGTCGGCCACATTGCTGGCACCCTCGGTGACTTTTGCCGAAAACGTTGTGAAAGGCTTTATGCCGCACATGAATGATCACGCCTTTTTGCGGGTGATGCGCTTATGTCTGGTCGGCTTTGCTGGCATGGTGCTGTTTTACGCACTGCATTCAGACCTGTCTATTTTCGGCATGGTTGAGAGTGCTTACAAAGTCACGCTAGCCGGGGCCTTTGTACCGTTATTTTTTGGCGCCTTTTGGAAACGCGCCACCAGCCAAGGCGCGCTTGCAGCGATCATTTTAGGCATCGCATCTTGGGTGCTGATTGAGCTGATGCTGGGCGAGCAAAGTGTGGTGCCGGCACAACTCATCGGCGTATTGGTCAGCGCAGTCGCCATGATTGTGGGCTCATTATTGCCACAAAAAATCGGCGGTTCGCCGCATCCACCTGCAAGTTATCTACATGCGCATGCCGCCCGCGACCATGGCCACTAA
- a CDS encoding DUF2147 domain-containing protein: MRHCQKMLAIVLLLLPFAIHAADLSGLWQTTDDKTGKPRSLVRIVENAGEYSAIVEKGLLATDTGDAVCDKCTDERKGQKIVGMTIAKHLKKSNAGTVYENGEILDPENGKTYKCKMTLSGNGNELEVRGFIGFSLLGRSQLWKRVE; encoded by the coding sequence ATGCGACACTGCCAAAAAATGCTAGCCATCGTATTACTGCTGTTGCCATTCGCTATCCACGCCGCAGATTTAAGCGGGCTCTGGCAAACCACCGATGACAAAACTGGCAAGCCGCGATCCTTAGTCCGCATCGTAGAAAATGCGGGCGAATATAGCGCCATCGTTGAAAAAGGCTTACTCGCTACGGACACAGGCGATGCCGTCTGCGACAAATGCACGGATGAACGCAAAGGCCAGAAAATTGTTGGTATGACCATTGCCAAACATCTTAAGAAAAGCAACGCCGGCACGGTATATGAAAACGGCGAGATCTTAGACCCTGAAAACGGCAAAACTTACAAATGTAAAATGACTTTGAGCGGCAATGGTAACGAGTTAGAAGTACGTGGTTTTATCGGTTTTTCTTTACTAGGCCGCTCACAATTGTGGAAACGCGTAGAGTAA
- the ubiB gene encoding ubiquinone biosynthesis regulatory protein kinase UbiB, translating into MHWLRFFHIIGVLIWYRLDIFFVRNDHPGVAYRVLNLLLFWRYTPEHRAVRLRLALERLGPIFVKFGQMLSTRRDLLAPDVADELVKLQDQVPPFPYAEVESIIQAAFEAPLSKIYAEFNPTPVASASVAQVHFATLHSGELVAVKVLRPGIADIIHRDIALLRTLAWWVKKLSSEGRRLKPDEIVDEFARHTEHELDLTLEAAQCAQLGRNFSDRSLLVPTIYWDYSFSQVMTMQRMFGIPVREIERLKGHGINMTQLAHEGVEIFFTQVFRDGFFHADMHPGNIQVVIDGPDKGKFIALDFGIMGSLSPTDQYYLARNFLAFFNRDYRDVAVAHIESGWVPADTSVEALETAVRAICEPIFEKPLKDISFGRTLLSLFQMSRRFGVNIQPQLIMLQKTLLNIEGLGRELDPNIDLWQSAKPFLKRWMSEQIGWRSLLKSAKRELPYILTHAAEMPRVFEQYLRTQTEVSKQQSRIETLLSTQAKQASWQKWATAAIVVLLTLQFASLFLLFNH; encoded by the coding sequence ATGCATTGGTTACGTTTTTTTCATATTATCGGCGTGCTGATTTGGTACCGTCTGGACATTTTCTTTGTCCGCAATGACCATCCCGGTGTCGCTTATCGCGTTCTAAACCTACTGCTATTCTGGCGCTATACCCCAGAGCATCGCGCTGTGCGTTTACGCCTCGCACTCGAAAGACTGGGCCCCATTTTCGTCAAGTTTGGCCAGATGCTGTCTACCCGGCGGGACTTATTGGCCCCTGATGTGGCGGACGAACTGGTAAAGCTGCAAGACCAAGTGCCCCCATTCCCTTACGCAGAAGTCGAATCGATTATTCAGGCAGCATTTGAGGCGCCGTTGAGCAAGATTTATGCTGAATTCAACCCGACGCCTGTGGCGAGCGCCTCGGTTGCACAAGTACATTTTGCGACGCTGCATAGCGGCGAGCTGGTGGCCGTTAAGGTGCTGCGTCCCGGTATCGCTGACATTATTCACCGCGACATTGCCCTGTTGCGCACGCTGGCTTGGTGGGTCAAAAAATTGTCCAGTGAAGGTCGCCGTTTAAAACCAGACGAAATTGTCGATGAGTTTGCCCGCCATACCGAACACGAGTTGGATTTAACCTTAGAGGCCGCGCAATGTGCGCAGCTGGGTCGCAATTTCAGCGATCGTAGTCTACTGGTGCCAACGATTTATTGGGATTACTCTTTTAGCCAAGTCATGACCATGCAGCGCATGTTTGGTATCCCGGTTCGCGAGATAGAGCGCTTAAAAGGGCACGGCATCAACATGACGCAACTGGCCCACGAAGGGGTTGAAATCTTTTTTACCCAGGTGTTTCGCGATGGTTTTTTTCATGCCGATATGCACCCTGGCAATATACAAGTCGTTATTGATGGCCCGGATAAAGGGAAATTTATTGCGCTGGATTTTGGCATCATGGGTAGCCTGAGCCCCACCGACCAGTACTATTTAGCGCGTAACTTTCTGGCCTTCTTTAATCGAGACTATCGTGATGTGGCCGTGGCGCATATTGAATCTGGTTGGGTGCCTGCTGACACCAGTGTCGAAGCGCTAGAAACCGCTGTACGTGCCATCTGCGAGCCGATTTTTGAAAAACCACTCAAAGACATTTCGTTTGGTCGCACCTTGCTTAGCCTGTTTCAGATGTCGCGCCGCTTTGGTGTGAATATTCAGCCGCAGCTCATCATGCTGCAAAAAACCCTACTGAACATCGAGGGATTGGGCCGCGAACTCGATCCGAATATTGACTTGTGGCAGAGCGCAAAACCTTTTCTTAAGCGCTGGATGAGCGAACAAATCGGCTGGCGTAGCCTGCTAAAGTCGGCCAAACGAGAATTACCTTATATTCTGACCCATGCCGCTGAAATGCCACGTGTATTTGAACAATATCTGCGCACGCAGACCGAGGTCAGCAAACAACAAAGCCGCATCGAGACCCTACTCAGCACCCAAGCCAAACAAGCCAGTTGGCAAAAATGGGCCACCGCTGCGATCGTAGTGCTGCTAACCTTACAATTTGCGAGCTTGTTCTTGCTGTTCAACCACTAA
- a CDS encoding ubiquinone biosynthesis accessory factor UbiJ, which produces MFKPLIQFVLQHLMQQNSWTAPLLQPHAHKQVLLDFKVAQTMLTILNDGTLAVAGDAAQADATIHLPPSLAMRLLRKDPLAHSLIKIDGDTTLGMEVGKILAAVRWDIEDDLSKVVGDIAAYQVVQMSQEKLHRWQSQAKNLSEMLVEYWQEEQPILAKKTRIEQFNRSVDQLREDTDRLQQRVDKLLAASSLES; this is translated from the coding sequence ATGTTTAAACCATTGATTCAATTCGTGCTGCAACACCTTATGCAGCAAAACAGCTGGACCGCGCCCTTGTTGCAGCCTCACGCCCACAAGCAGGTGTTGCTGGATTTTAAAGTCGCACAAACCATGCTGACGATTTTAAATGATGGCACGCTCGCGGTTGCCGGTGATGCGGCACAAGCAGATGCCACTATTCACTTGCCGCCGAGTCTGGCCATGCGCTTGCTACGCAAAGACCCTTTGGCACATAGTCTGATCAAAATCGACGGCGATACCACGCTTGGCATGGAGGTCGGTAAAATTTTAGCGGCGGTGCGCTGGGATATTGAAGACGATCTGAGCAAAGTGGTTGGCGATATTGCGGCTTATCAAGTGGTGCAAATGAGTCAAGAGAAACTACACCGCTGGCAAAGTCAGGCAAAAAACCTGAGCGAAATGCTGGTGGAATATTGGCAAGAAGAACAACCTATTCTTGCCAAAAAAACCCGTATTGAACAATTCAACCGATCTGTTGACCAACTGCGCGAAGACACGGACAGACTGCAACAACGCGTCGACAAGCTCCTTGCCGCCTCCTCTCTCGAAAGTTAG
- the ubiE gene encoding bifunctional demethylmenaquinone methyltransferase/2-methoxy-6-polyprenyl-1,4-benzoquinol methylase UbiE, protein MQQNTEQKKTTHFGFDTVAEADKQQKVGEVFHSVAQKYDIMNDVMSAGMHRLWKRFAVDVSGVGQGDQVLDIAGGSGDLSRLFAKKVGTQAAVNPGTVMLTDINASMLGVGRDRMIDAGLNIPATQCNAEHLPFADESFDCVIVAFGLRNMTHKEVALREMQRVLKPGGRLLVLEFSKVWQPLEKLYDTYSFKLLPKFGKWIANDEPSYRYLAESIRMHPDQETLKQMMHDAGFGKVDYYNLTAGVVALHKGIKI, encoded by the coding sequence ATGCAGCAAAACACTGAACAGAAAAAAACCACCCATTTTGGCTTTGATACCGTTGCCGAAGCCGACAAACAACAAAAAGTCGGCGAAGTGTTTCATTCGGTCGCACAAAAATACGACATCATGAACGATGTGATGTCGGCAGGCATGCATCGTTTGTGGAAGCGTTTTGCCGTCGATGTCAGCGGTGTCGGCCAAGGCGATCAGGTACTGGATATTGCGGGTGGCAGTGGTGACCTCTCCCGCTTATTTGCCAAAAAAGTAGGCACACAAGCCGCGGTGAATCCCGGTACTGTGATGTTGACTGACATTAACGCCTCCATGCTTGGCGTAGGCCGTGACCGCATGATTGATGCTGGATTGAACATCCCCGCTACCCAATGTAACGCCGAACACTTGCCATTTGCAGATGAAAGCTTCGATTGCGTAATCGTGGCCTTTGGACTGCGCAATATGACGCATAAAGAAGTCGCCTTGCGCGAAATGCAGCGCGTGCTGAAACCGGGTGGGCGTTTGCTGGTGCTTGAGTTCTCTAAGGTGTGGCAACCGTTAGAAAAGCTTTACGACACCTATTCATTCAAACTACTGCCCAAGTTTGGCAAGTGGATTGCAAACGATGAGCCCAGCTATCGTTATCTGGCAGAGAGCATACGGATGCACCCAGACCAAGAAACGCTCAAACAAATGATGCATGACGCAGGCTTTGGCAAGGTGGATTACTACAACCTGACCGCTGGCGTGGTGGCATTACACAAAGGCATCAAAATTTAA
- a CDS encoding gamma-butyrobetaine hydroxylase-like domain-containing protein, translating to MSGLHPDCPTPTLIQLHQASRLLEVHFDNHTECMLSCEFLRVYSPSAEVRGHGAGQEVLQLDKENVNISQIEPVGRYAIKLFFDDGHDTGLYSWDYLYYLAQHYESLWQDYISKLSMAGHTRKEPTHAAKH from the coding sequence ATGAGCGGTCTTCACCCCGATTGTCCTACCCCCACCCTGATCCAGTTGCATCAGGCTTCACGTTTGCTCGAAGTGCACTTCGATAACCATACAGAGTGTATGTTGTCGTGCGAATTTTTGCGCGTTTACTCGCCCTCGGCCGAGGTCCGTGGCCACGGCGCCGGCCAAGAAGTGCTGCAACTAGACAAAGAGAATGTGAATATCAGCCAAATTGAACCGGTAGGCAGATATGCCATCAAATTGTTCTTCGATGATGGTCATGATACGGGCCTATATTCATGGGATTATTTGTACTATCTGGCACAACACTATGAGAGTTTGTGGCAAGACTACATCAGCAAACTGTCGATGGCTGGCCATACGCGCAAGGAACCAACACATGCAGCAAAACACTGA
- a CDS encoding dynamin family protein: MENNRLAQQFDLYTRWRQSIADVLGEYRRWMADKQLSDVQIEERIQQQLNRLREDKLTVAFVAEFSRGKSELINAIFFSGYGHRLLPSGAGRTTMCPTELRYDTGKPVSLSLLPIETNAHQMSISEYRRTPQAWSSVEFDAHSRESMVEAFKEVSRTRRVTTEEAHSLGLYDPDQPDDAMLIGQDGLLEIPCWRYAVINFPHPLLKQGLVILDTPGLNAIGAEPELTMSMLPNAHAVLFILGADTGVTKSEMEVWRRYISGARWKQKGRLAVLNKIDGLWDPLKTDDEVETELYRQLQSTAELLGLPRDQILPTSAQKGLLGKVKGDQALLLKSRLLQLEKNLSDELIPGKQEIVRESIQGEIEDMMDQTRTTLDTRLQSVVDQADELRCLQGKNEDVIAQMMRKVKQDKVNFEVGLQRYQALRSVFSVQSNQLFHHLGMPALKSKVRETRDAMMKASFTKTMRQAMDDFFSDLKRRMMDADVHVHEIKKMMEAMYEKFSQEHGLVQKAPPPFSTSRYLKALNKLETIYRDQFNTTFNMIAHEKLTLTSKFFETLASHVILEYEAANRDTESWLKAVIAPMESQMREHHVQLKRRVESIKRIYQATDTLEERIADLEQVELSIRQQLAELDQLNRKAMFTLAHEEVIVQAA; encoded by the coding sequence ATGGAAAACAACAGACTGGCACAACAATTTGATTTGTACACGCGATGGCGTCAATCGATTGCTGATGTGTTGGGAGAGTATCGGCGCTGGATGGCCGATAAGCAGCTCAGCGATGTGCAAATAGAAGAGCGCATACAACAACAACTCAATCGTTTGCGAGAGGATAAACTCACCGTAGCCTTTGTTGCAGAATTCTCACGTGGCAAATCTGAGCTGATCAATGCGATTTTCTTTTCTGGTTATGGGCATCGCCTGCTTCCGTCTGGCGCCGGCCGCACCACCATGTGTCCCACAGAATTGCGTTACGACACTGGAAAACCAGTCAGTTTGTCGTTATTGCCGATTGAAACCAATGCCCACCAAATGTCGATCAGCGAGTATCGTCGCACGCCACAGGCTTGGTCATCTGTAGAGTTTGATGCGCATTCGCGCGAAAGCATGGTCGAGGCTTTTAAAGAGGTCAGCCGTACCCGCCGCGTCACCACCGAAGAAGCGCACTCTTTGGGCCTGTATGATCCAGACCAGCCAGATGACGCCATGTTGATCGGTCAGGACGGCCTGCTCGAGATTCCTTGCTGGCGTTATGCGGTGATCAATTTTCCACATCCTTTGCTCAAACAGGGCTTGGTCATTCTCGATACGCCTGGCTTAAATGCGATTGGCGCTGAACCTGAGTTGACCATGAGCATGTTGCCAAATGCGCATGCGGTGCTATTTATTTTAGGCGCGGATACTGGCGTCACCAAGTCGGAAATGGAAGTCTGGCGACGCTACATCAGTGGCGCGCGCTGGAAGCAAAAAGGTCGCTTAGCGGTACTCAATAAGATTGACGGCCTATGGGATCCGCTGAAAACGGATGACGAGGTTGAAACCGAGCTCTACCGGCAGCTGCAAAGCACGGCCGAATTGTTGGGCTTGCCACGTGATCAAATCTTACCCACTTCTGCGCAAAAAGGCCTACTCGGCAAGGTAAAAGGCGATCAAGCATTATTGCTCAAAAGCCGCTTGTTGCAACTCGAGAAAAACCTGTCTGATGAGTTGATCCCGGGCAAGCAGGAGATCGTGCGCGAAAGTATCCAAGGTGAAATCGAGGATATGATGGATCAAACGCGCACCACCCTGGATACGCGTTTGCAAAGTGTCGTCGATCAGGCCGATGAATTACGTTGTCTGCAAGGCAAAAACGAAGATGTGATTGCGCAGATGATGCGTAAGGTCAAGCAAGATAAAGTCAATTTTGAAGTGGGCTTGCAGCGCTATCAAGCGTTACGCAGTGTGTTTTCAGTGCAGTCTAACCAATTGTTTCACCATTTAGGTATGCCTGCACTCAAGAGCAAGGTCCGCGAAACTCGGGATGCCATGATGAAGGCCTCGTTTACTAAGACGATGCGGCAGGCCATGGATGATTTTTTTAGTGATCTCAAACGGCGCATGATGGATGCCGACGTGCATGTGCACGAAATCAAGAAAATGATGGAGGCCATGTATGAGAAGTTTTCACAAGAACATGGTCTAGTGCAAAAAGCGCCGCCGCCTTTTTCAACCTCGCGTTATTTAAAAGCACTCAATAAACTCGAAACCATTTACCGCGATCAGTTCAACACTACCTTCAATATGATCGCGCATGAAAAGTTGACGCTCACCAGCAAGTTTTTTGAAACCTTAGCCAGTCACGTCATTTTGGAATACGAAGCGGCCAATCGTGACACTGAAAGCTGGTTGAAAGCGGTGATCGCGCCGATGGAGAGCCAGATGCGCGAGCACCATGTGCAACTCAAACGCCGGGTTGAAAGCATCAAACGGATTTACCAGGCGACGGATACACTAGAAGAGCGCATTGCCGATTTAGAGCAGGTCGAGTTATCGATCCGTCAGCAGCTTGCTGAACTAGATCAGCTTAACCGCAAGGCGATGTTTACGTTGGCGCATGAAGAAGTCATTGTGCAAGCGGCCTAA
- the rpoH gene encoding RNA polymerase sigma factor RpoH has translation MINALTLPIVASADSLDKYLRTIKQFPVLTPEEEYRYASQLKESGDLEAARALIVSHLRLVASIARGYSGYGLPQSDLIQEGNIGLMKAVKRFDPDRGVRLVSFAMHWIKAEIHEYIVRNWRLVKTATTKAQRKLFFNLRSMKQGFESLSQDDVQRIATELNVKPEEVTEMEYRLNGQEISLDAQVDDDGEEVYSPIAFLEDEGPEPSTLLENLQNEHLQTEGLSMALQQLDDRSRRVLQARWLTESGTSTLHELAAEFNVSAERIRQIEQKAMQKIKSFMLESK, from the coding sequence ATTATCAACGCGTTAACTTTACCTATTGTTGCATCCGCGGACAGCTTGGATAAATACCTGCGCACGATCAAGCAGTTTCCAGTGCTAACCCCTGAAGAAGAGTACCGCTATGCCAGCCAACTGAAAGAAAGTGGTGATCTTGAAGCCGCACGGGCATTAATTGTGTCCCACTTACGTTTGGTCGCCAGCATTGCCCGCGGTTACAGCGGTTATGGCCTGCCACAATCCGACCTGATTCAGGAAGGTAATATTGGTTTGATGAAGGCGGTAAAGCGCTTTGATCCGGACCGTGGCGTGCGCTTGGTTTCTTTTGCGATGCATTGGATTAAAGCGGAGATACACGAATATATTGTGCGTAATTGGCGCTTGGTGAAAACTGCGACGACCAAGGCACAGCGCAAATTATTTTTTAATTTGCGCAGCATGAAGCAAGGCTTTGAATCGCTGAGCCAAGACGATGTGCAACGGATTGCGACCGAACTCAACGTCAAACCGGAAGAAGTGACCGAGATGGAGTATCGCCTGAACGGTCAGGAGATCTCGTTAGACGCGCAAGTCGATGATGATGGCGAAGAAGTTTACAGCCCAATCGCATTTTTAGAGGACGAAGGTCCAGAGCCCTCCACGCTGCTCGAAAACTTGCAAAACGAGCATTTGCAAACAGAAGGCTTGAGCATGGCTTTGCAACAGTTGGATGATCGTAGCCGCCGCGTATTGCAAGCGCGCTGGTTAACCGAGAGCGGTACTTCTACGCTGCATGAGCTCGCTGCTGAATTTAATGTGTCTGCAGAGCGTATTCGCCAGATTGAACAAAAAGCGATGCAAAAAATAAAAAGCTTCATGTTAGAAAGCAAATAA